The Gemmatimonadaceae bacterium genome contains the following window.
TGCTGCTCACCGTAAGCGACCCCGCCGAGCGCCGTGCCCATCATCGCGCCGATCCGCTCCCGGTCCTCGCGCTCCATGCGGATGCCGGCGTCGTCCAGCGCCATGCGCGCGGTGACCACCGCGAACTGCGCGAACCGGTCGAGCCGGCGGGCGCGCTTCGCGTCGAGATGGTCAGTGGCGACGAAGTCGCTCACCTCGGCGGCGTTACGACTGCGGAACGGCGTCGGGTCGAAGCGCGTCACGTTGCGCACGGCCGATCGGCCGTCGCGCAGCCCGCGCAGCAGCGCGGAGTGCGTGATTCCGATCGGCGTGATCGCGCCGATCCCGGTGATCGCGACGCGGCGGCGCTTCATGAGCCCTCCCCTGCGCGCAGAGCGGCGCGCTCGGCGACCGCCGCCAGCCCGGCGAGCGTGCGGCTCGCGATGCCGTGGATGAACACCGGACCGATGACGCGCCGCGCGGCGTACACGCCGATCAGCGGCCAGCGCGGCCCATCCCACGCGTGCACGATCCTCACCCGCGTTCCCGCCGCAACGGGCTCGAAGCTCCACTCGACATCCATCTCCCTGGTTATGCCCCCGATGTGGCGAAAGCGAATTGCGGGCCGCTCCGGAATCAGCTCCATGAGCGATAGCCACCACGTGGGCCATCCGATAGGACCAAAATGACGATACGCGGACATCTCGACGACCGGCACTCCCTCAGGCGCCGGCGCGCGAAACCGCACGTACCGGTAGTGTCGGAGATGCGCGGGCCAGCTCTCCACGTCGCGCGCCACGTCGAACATGGTAGTCGGGGCCGCGGCGACGATGCGCTCGTCGATCGTCTCTATCGCGCGGCCGAGCGGCATCGCGCCGAGCGATCCACTCCCTGCCGCGCCGGTCATCGCGGCGCCCAGCTGGTAGTCACCCGGAACGCGAACCGCCGGCAGACGCGCACGTTCTCGCCGACGGCGTCGCGCACCAGCTCCCGCAGCTCCGCGGGAGTGAATCCGCGCAGCACGGAGACCACTCCGTCGTGCCGGCTGACCGGGTGAAAGCGCAGCGGGAACGACGCGAGCCACAGTCCGGCGGCCGCCATCCAGCTCCGGCGGAGGTCGCTGACGACGACACGCACGCGCGCCACGCGGCTCAGCTCGCGCAGCAGCGCCGTCCCGGTGGCGCCCGGAAAGTGATGCAGCAGCTGCGAGCACGTGACCACGTCCACGCTGTCGTCCGCGAAGGGGAGCCGGAGCGCGTCGGCGCAGACCGCCGCATCCACCTTTGCCGCGGTCGCGGCTGCGAGGTCGGGAGCGATGTCGAGTCCGATCGTGCGCAGCTGCACGCCGTGCGCCCAGGCCAGGTGCCTCGCCCGCGCGGGAATGTCTCCCAGCCCCGTGCCGATGTCGAGCAGCGTCGCCATGAGCGGGAGATCGCCGATCGTCGACTCGAGCTCCGCGAGCAGCGCGGACGCCCCGCCGAACAGGGCGTTGGCGCGGACGACGTCGCTCATCGATCGGCGCACGACGCGCGGATCGAGATCCTTTTCGTCGAGTATCTCGCTGCCATGGCGTCGGGCCGGTGTGAGCATCGTCGGCGCTCTCAAGCTCCGAAGCTCGCGTATCCGCCGCGATAGTAGAGCAGCGGCTGCGCGTCGCTCGCGTCCGCGGCCTCGACGCGGCCGACGAATATCGTGTGGTCGCCGCCCTCGAAGCGGTGCGTCAGCGCGCACTCCAGCCGCGCCGCCGCGCCCGTGAGGAGCGCCAGTCCGTTTGCCCCCCGCGTGTAGGACGTGCCCTCGAACCGGTCATCGTCGGGATCGCTGAACCTGCGCGCCAGGTCCTCCTGGTCCGCGGCGAGCACGTTGACGGTGAACGCCGCGGCGCTATCGAGGATGCCGTGCATGACCGCGGCGTGGTCGATGCACACGAGGACTAGCGGGGGATCGAGGCTCAGCGAGCAGAACGCGCTCACGGTGATGCCGTGGTCCACGCCGTCGCCGCCCCTGGCGGTCACCACGGTCACGCCGCTCGCGAACCTGCTCAGCACGCTGCGGAACCGGTATTCGTCGATCCCGGTCATCGTCCGGCGACCAGCAGCAAACCGAGGTTGGACAGGCGTAGCACCTCGCGCGGCGGCACGAAGTCGCCGGCCGCGCCGACGAACAGATCGGCCAGATCCTGGCGGCGCGACAGCAGGCGCACGGCGCGATTCATCATTCGCGGGAATGCCACCGCGGCGCCCACGAGACGCTCCAGCCGCCACTTCCCGCCGAACTCCGCGCGCCGCGCGCGGTCGTACGCGGCGAGCGGCGCGTTCGCGCTTCGCGCCGGGGCCGCCAGCGATTCCAGCACGAAGGAGCTGAGCAGCTCGCCGCCCCGGAGCGCGGCGTAGATCCCCTCACCGGTGAACGGATCGAAGAAGTCCGCGGCGTCGCCGACCACGGCGGCGCCCGGAGCCCACGCGCGCCGCACCGCCGACGCGAACGGGCCGGTCGCGCGCACGGGCGTCACGCGCCGCGCGCCGGCAAACCGCTCGCGCAGGTGCGGCCGGTCGTCGATCCATTCCTCGAAGAACTCCTCTCTTGCGCCCGCGATGTCCTGCGCGCGCGCGACCGGGACGACGAGCGCGACATTTATCACGCCGCCGCCGACGGGAGCGAGCCCGAAGTAGCCCGCACGGTCGACGTGCATCTCGCCGACGTCGCCCATCCCGGCTACGCCCGAATGGTGCGACACGAGCGCGATCCGGCTCGGCCAGCGGGAGCGCCGGGCGAGGCCGAGTCTGCGCGACACGACCGAGCGAAGTCCGTCGGCGCCGACGATCAGCCGCGCTCCGAGGGAAGTGCGCCGGCCGTCCGCGTCCGCGACGACCACGCCGGTCGCGCGTCCGGCATCGTCCCGCGCGACGTCGACGACTCTCGCTTCCTCCCGCACGCGCGCGCCCGCGGCTCTGGCCTGCGCGAGCAGAATCGAATCCAGGATCGTGCGCCGCAGCGCCAGCCCGTCGTCGCGGAAGCCGCGGAAGCGGTGCGCGCCGGCGAACCTCCCGCGAAAGCTCAATCCGCTCGGCGCGCGCACCATCATCCCGGCCAGCCGCGCGGCGCCGGCGGCCTCGACTTTGTCGAGCGCGCCCATCGCCTGTAGGATGCGCGACGCCTGCGGGCTGAGATACTCGGAGCAGATCTTGTCGCGCGGAAACACCGCGCGGTCGAGCAGGAGCACGTCCACGCCCTGTGAGGCGAGAAAGAACGCCGTCGCCGACCCCGCCGGGCCCGCGCCCACGACGATCACGTCGGCGTCCAACGCGCGCGTGCCGCTCACGCCACGGCCCTCGCCATGCGCTGGAACAGCCCCATGTACCGCCAGTGCGGCCGCGGCAGGTGCAGCACCGACGCCATTCGCGTGAGATACGGCAGGATGACGGAGCGCGAATCGGCCGAGAACATGAAGCGCGGGTGATCCGCCGCGAACCGGCGCAGGCGGATGACGGCGCTGTCGAAGTCGAGCGCCGGCGAGAAGTAGAAGCGCGGCGCGAGCAGCGTGTCGCCCGCGGCCACTACGCCTTCCTCGAGCGCGATCCGGTGCAGCGTCGTGCCGGGGTAGATGCGGAGTCCGACGGTGAGGTACACGGCGTCGCCGCGGCCGAGGCGCCACGCGGCGAACGACAACGTCTCTTCGAGCGTGGCCGGCGTCTCACCCGGTCCGCCCACGAGAAAGATCCAGAGCGCGCGGATGCCGGCGCGCTCGACGCGCCCGGCGACTTCCCGCGCCTTGGCGGCGGTGAATCCCTTCTCGAGCCGGTCGAGCACCGAGTCGCTCGCGCTCTCGGCGGTGATCCCGAGGGTGCGGAACCCGGCCGCGCGCATCGCGGACAGCAGCTCGCGCGGCGCGGTCGCGGGAGTGAAGTTCGTCGTGTCGAGCTGGACGCCGAGCCGGCGCCGCTCGATCTCCTCGCACACTTCGATCGCGTGGCCGGGCGGAGAGTTGAACGTCGAGTCCACGAAGTCCACGTGGCGCACGCCCGCGTCGCGGCGCAGCTCGGCTATCTCGTCCGCGACGAGCGCGGGATTTCTGGTGCGGTACCCGAATCCTTCCACGTTCCGGTACGTGCAGTACACGCAGCGGTACACGCAGCCGCGCTTGGTCTGCACCGGTACTGTTGCCCCGTGCCGCTGGTAGCGCTTGAGATCGATCCAGCGCGCGAGCGAGAGCGGCGGGAGCGAATCCAGGTCGGCATCCTCGCCCGGGGGCGTGAAGGCGATCGCACCTTCGCCGCGCCGCACGAGTCCGGGAATCGCCTTGGGCTCCTCGCCTGCCGCGAGCGCCGCCACGAGCGCGACGCTGGCGCGCTCGCCGTCGCCCGCGACGGCGTAGTCGACGCCCAGCTCCGCGAACAGGGCTTCGGGCGCGACTCCGAACGCCGCGCCGCCCGCGACGAGATGGGCCGCGGGTGAGGCGGAGCGCAGCTCGCGCACGACGGCCGCCGCCTCCGGCGTGTAGTGCTGCAGCGCAACCACGTCGCTGTTGTCGATGTTGCGCACGGACACGCCGACGACGTCGGGCTCGAATCGCCGCGCGGCGGCACCCGCGGCGGCGGCCGGCGCGCGCGCGAAGCAGAGATCGAGGAGCCGCACGTCGTGGCCCGCGTGCTCGAGCGACGACGCGACGGCCGCGAGGCCGTTCGGCATGACGGGATAGGGCTGCCGCTCGGTGTTCGTGCTCACGAGCAGCACGCGCGCCCGCGAGCCCGCGCTCGCGCCGCGCGAAGCGACCGGCGGGTTATACGCCGACAACAAGAAGAATCCCCGCGATCACCGCGCCCGACAGCGTAGCCAGCATGTTGACCAGGTCGTTGTCCATCCAGCGCACTCCACGAATCACCTGCGTGTGCCTGCCGCAATCATGTACCGGCTGCTCGGTCTCGGTGCCGCAGTCGGGGCAGAATCGGCGTGCCTGCAACGTCGCGCCAAGGACCGAGTCAATGATCATGCCGAACATACCCGAAAAAACTGCCGCGAGGGCGACGGCACGTGGCCATCCAATAAGTAGCATGGTTCCGGCCATCCCGGCGGCTCCGGCGGCGGCGCCGAAGAAGCCCGCGATGGTCACGCCACCGGACGTGCCGCGAGTCATTCGCGTCCAAAAGATTATCGAGCGGGGGACACCACCGAATGCGATGCCGGTCTCGGTCGCCCAGCTGTCGGCCGCCGCGGCGGCGATCGCGCCGGCTCCGGCGGCAAGCAACACGGGTGTCCCGGCGAACAGCCAGCCCAGAGCGGCGACGGCGAACACTCCTCCATTGGTGAGCACCTGCACCGCGTCGCGTGTGGCGCTCTTGGCGAGCACGCCCCGCGTCAGCGCCCGCTTGCGTTCGGCGCCGTACGCGGAGAACCCCGAAGTCAGCGCGAAAAAAACCACGAGGACGATCCCCCAGCTCCACCCCGCGGTGACCGCCGCCGTACCGACGACGGCCGCGGCGAGCGCGCCCGTCGTGGAGAGCAGCCGCGCCCGGGCCGCGGCTGCGGCGATGATCGCCGCGAGGGCCGCGCCGATTACCAAACGGAGCATCATGGCGTCATGAGCGTTGAAGGGTGTTCAGGCGCAGATTAGCTTGGGCGCTCACTAGAGACGCAAAAAACTTCCGCGACAATGCCAGCCACAGTCGACGCCCTCCTTCCGCTCAGCCTGCTCGAATCCGTACGTGGGGCTGATACGCCCGAGGACACGGAAGCCGAATATGTCCACGAGCTTCGCAACAAGCGACTCGGCCTCAGTGACACCGTGTACGCTGAGATCCAGCGGTACACGGACGACGTGAAGAAGAACCGGAGAGTGGGCAACGATAAAGCGATCGCGATTGCGAAGCTGATCGGGCGCCGGCCGGACGCGGAAGCGGTGTTCCGCGGCGCCGGCAGGCGGCTGGCGGGCGAGATGTACGACTCGATCTCGGGGACGCGCCGGGGGTTGGTGCGCTTTCTTCCGGCTGTCATATCCCGGCCACTCGCGCTGTCGGGCGCGCGCCGCGTCGCGCGCCGCTACCTGAACGGCTCGCTCAGCAGGGTCGGCGGCTACATCATGCTGTCGGTGGGCGAATCAGCCACCGCCAACACCGCCCCGCGCGGCATCGGCTGCACGTTCTACGAGGCCAATCTCGGCGAGCTGTTACGGCTGCTGGTGGACGGGGGCGGGGCGATAGAGCACGTGCGCTGCATGGACCGGGATGAAGGGTCGTGCGAATGGCGGGCGGAGTGGAGATAGATCGGGGGTTGGACTAGCCCGAGCGTTGTGCGTTTCCCGTTTTTCCGTGGTGCGTTATTGCGTGCCTATTTACTGCAATGCGGCCAGCACCTTGGATCGCAGGCCGCAAAGCATTCGTCTGACGTCGATCGTTTCTGCATTTAGGGATTCCCATTGGGCACGGGGCAGTATCCCGTGGTCCCGGGCGAGCTGAAGTTGATACTCCAGCTCCATGCTGGATTTCCGGCTGATGTCGAGAAAACGCGCAAGCTCGGCCTGACTGGCCGCCCCGCAACCTTCCACGATATTGAAGGCGATCGACTCTGCTGCAGCGGTTATCTGCGAACGAAGAGAGGTGTATCCAGTGCGCGGAAGACGGCTGGTGGCGAGCCTGACGTTCAAGGCAAGAGCGTGCGCCTGGCCCCAAACGCGTAATTTGCGGTAGTCCTGCACGCCGAAGGCTGATCCTCTGCCTCTTGCACTAGCCCATCAAAAAACTTCGAGCTGATACGAACCACCCCGCGACATCGCCGCCGTCCCGGCTATAACGTCCCAACGCAAAAACGGTTAAACGGGAAACGCACACCGCGCCCTGCCTTCCATCCGCTCTTGATCCCTATCTCCGCCTTGCAATGCTGACTCCCCAATCCCTTCCATCCATTCAACAGGCCATCAGGGAATCGACGACGGACGGGTGGCTGATCTTCGATTTTCACGGCCTCAACCCCATCGCCTCCGGCATGCTCCGCCTCGAGGGCATGACCACGCGCCGCCTGTTCGCCTTCATCCCCCGCGAAGGGACCCCCGTGGCGATCTCCCACGCGATCGAGCAGGGCCCGTGGAAGCACTGGCCCGCCGAATGGAAGAAGCTCGAGTACAGCGGCTGGCGCGTGCTCGAATCGATGCTCGCCGAGGTCGTCGGCGGCAAGCGCGTGGCGATGGAGTACTCCGCGGGCGACGCCGTGCCGTATCTGGACCGCGTGCCGGCCGGCGTGATCGAGATGGTGCGCGCCGCGGGCGCCACGGTGGAATCGTCGGCGGATCTGGTCACGCGGTTTTATGCCGTGTGGAATGATGCGCAGCTCGCCTCGCACCAGCGCGCCGCGGAGACGATCGCCGGCATCGCGCACGCTGCGATGTCGCTCGCGGGCGAGCGGGCGCGCTCGGGCTCGCCGATGCAGGAGTTCGAGCTGAAGCAGTGGATCCTCGACCGGTTCGCGAAGGAAAAGCTGGAGACCGACCACGGACCCATCGTCGCCATCGGGCCCAACGCGGCCAATCCCCACTACGAGCCGACCGCCGGGGAGTCCGCGCCGATCGAGCGCGGCGCGGTTCTGCTCATCGATCTCTGGGCGCGCGAAGCGAACGGAGTGTACGCGGACCAGACCTGGATGGGGTCGCTCGGCGAGCCTGACGCGCGGAGCCTGAAGGTCTGGGAAGCCATCCGCGACGCGCGCGATGCGGCGATCGCTCTCCTGCGCGAGAGGCTGGCCGGCCCGACGCCGGTCCGCGGCGGAGAAGTGGACGACGCGGCGCGGGCGGTCATCGAGCAGCGAGGCTTCGGCCCGCAGTTCATCCACCGCACCGGCCACTCGATCGACCCGCGCGACCTGCACGGCTCGGGTCCGCACATAGACAACCTCGAGACCCGCGAGGAGCGCGCGCTCCTCCCGGGAGTCGGCTTCTCGATCGAGCCCGGGGTTTATCTACGCGGCGACGTCGGGATGCGTACCGAGGTCAACGCATTCGTGGCGCGTGATCTCGTCGTGACGCCGAAGGATATTCAGCGGGACCTGATCATCGTGTGACGGGCCGCGGCGCGATCGTCGGCCAGATCGCCGGGTCTTCGCCGCCCAGGCCGTACAACGCGAATCGCCTGATGCCCAACCGCCGCGCGTCGCGCACGATATCGGCGATCAGCATCGCATCGTTCACCCAGATCTCGCCGCGTCCCGGCGCTCTCGCGCGCAGGGTCGAGCTCGATTCGTCCCGCACGAGCTCCACGCGCCAATCGCGGGCGAGCGCGACCGCCTCCTCGAACGACACGCGGCGGCGTCCCTCACCGGCGAGCCACGCGTAGCCGTCGGCGGGGATCAGCAGCAGCACGCGGTGGGCGCCGATCTCCGCCGCGCGCGCGCCGATATGTCTCGCCATGATCTCGCGCGGCGTGAGCGGTCCGGGTGACGCGGGCTCGGTCTCCAGCTGCAGCGCAAGGAAATCCGTCAGCGGACCAAGCTGTCGGCCGGGGTACGCCGCGGTGTCGGCGACGGGGACGGCGATTCCGACGGGTGAGAGATCCCTCGCCCGCGCGGCGGCACGAATGTCAGTGACGAGCGCCGCGAGCGCGGGAACGTCGCGTGGACCCAACGACCTGAAATCGAGCAGCATTCCCACGTAGTCGCGCTCCTCCGCGAGCCAGACGGCTCGTTGGGCGAACCGTTCGCGCGTCTCCGCATGGGACATTACGATGCGAAGAATGTCGGACTGATAGCCTCGCATGCTCCAGTTCGTCACGATCAACAGCCGGCGGGTTTTCCGCAGGTCGTCCCTCGGGATCTCGGCACAACTAATTTCCGCGGAGAAGACCAAGCTGTCGGGCGAAGCGCATCCCATCGCGACGACGGTTCCCGCCTCCGCGAGCGAGTCGGCGCGCGCCCACGCCGTCATGCTGGACGGAGGAAAGCTGACGAACATCCATTCCTCCGGCACGGGCGAATTCGAGCGGAGAAACGCACATCCGGCGAGCGCTCCAGCCAGTAGCGTGATCGTGGCTGCCGCAAACGCGCGCCGGGCTATGCCCGGCTGCGGAAATCCGGCGGCCCCGGGTACTATTTGTGCGTTACCGTTAGTCATGGCAATTGAAAGGTCCATGCTGCGACACGGGGCGCTAGGGATGTCAGTCCTGGCGCTCATTTCGTCCGGGTGCTCGCGCGACGACGAGCCGGCGTACGCCAAGTCTCCCAACGGAAACGGTCCGCGGATCACGGTCATCGCCCCCCCGACCGAGCCGTACCGCCCGGCCGCCGTCGTGAACGGCGTGCCGCTCCGCGGAGCGGTGCTGTTCACCGGCACCCGGCCGGACGATTCGACGGTGACACCGGGACGCGATCAGAACGTGTGCGGCGCTACCATCCACGTGCCTACCCTCACCATGCAGGACAGCTCGCTGGCCGACGTCGTCGTGTGGCTCGACAACATCAGGACGGGCCGGCCGCTGCCGGTGGCGAAGCGCTTCGAGCTGGTGTCGCAGAAGTGCGGCTTCACGCCGCGCGTGCAGGCCATAGTCACCGGTGGCGCTCTGAACGTGAGGAACGACGATCCGGTGATCTACCGGAGCCACGCGATCGACTCCCGGACCGGCGAGACGGTGATCGATCTCCCCTTCACCGATGCGGGACAGGTGATCCCGCTGGACCGGCAGCTCGCCGCGCCGGTGCTCCTGGAGGTGAAATCCGCATCGCACCCCTGGATGCGCGCGTGGGTCGCGACGTTCGATCATCCGTACTTCGCGGTGACGGGGAAGGACGGCAGCTTCACCATCGACGACGTTCCGCAGGGCACGTACACGCTCAAGGCGTGGCATCCCGCGCTCGGCGTCACCAGTCATTCACTGACGATCGGCCCCGGTGGAGCATCGGCGGTCGTGAAGTTCGGCGATCGCGCGCCGCCGGTGAACCCCGCTACGGGCGCGCAATGACGCGGTCCACCGCCATCGCCAGGAAGAGCAGCGCGAGGTAGAGCAGCGAGAACCGGTACAGCCACCAGGCGTGGCCCTGCCACGCGGCGGTCGCCCGCAGCTTGAGGACCGCGCCGAGGAATATCGCGTCCAGGAGCAGAGCGCTGGCCAGATAGATCCAACCCAGCGCCCCGAACGTCACCGGCAGCACCGTCAGCGGGATCAGGATGAACATGTACCAGAGCATCTGGTTCATGGTCTCGCGCTCGCCCCATACCAGAGGCGCCATCGGTATGCCGGCGTTGCCGTAGTCCTTCTGCTTGAGGAGGGCCAGCGCCCAGAAGTGCGGCGGCGTCCAGTAAAAGACGATGGCGAACAGATACAGCGCGGTGAGATCGATCTGATTGGTGACGGCGGCCCAGCCCACGAGCGGAGGAAACGCGCCCGCCGCTCCGCCGATGACGATGTTCTGCGGGGTCGAGCGCTTGAGCCAGCGGGTGTAGATGAAGACGTAGAAGTAGAACCCGCCCAGCGCGAGCACCGCCGTGAGCACGTTCGCGAACCGCGCGAGCAGGAACGTGGCCGCGCTCGCGAGCGCGACTCCAAACGCGAGCACCGCGGCGGGAGACATCCTGCCGCTCGGAATGGGCCGGAGCCTGGTCCGCGCCATCGCGTCGTCGATGTCGCGGTCAAAATACATGTTGACCGCGTTCGCGCCGCCCGCCATCAGATAGCCGCCGATCACCACGATGAGGATCAGCAGCAGGGACGGCCGGCCGGCGACGTACATCGGCGCCACGGTCGTCACTAGCAGCAGGCTTATGATCCGCGGCTTGGTGAGCGCGAGCAGGTCGCGGCCGAACGGCCCCCCCGACGGCGCGGCCGCGGACGGCATTATCTCGCCGGCCGCCGCGTGACCGCCGCGAAGACGAAAACGACGAGCCAGACGAGAGTGCCCAGTGCCTGATGCAACACGCGCAGCTGCAGCGGCAGCCCGGTCTCGACCATCGCGGCCGCGACGAGGATCTGCGCCAGCGCGGTGAAGAAGGCGATCTTCACCCACAGGTTCGTGGCGGCGGGCTCGCCGCGCTTGCGCAGCGCGAGCACCATGCCGAGCAGATGAAACAGCAGCAGGAAAGCGAGAATGCGGTGGCTCACCTGGACGAACAGAGCCGCGCCGCCCAGCGAGACGCGGCGGCAGTGGGGAAACCCGATGCACGACACAGCCGCACCGGCCATGTTCGCGGTCGCGCCACCCAGGAGAACCGCGAAAAACGCCATGACCGCCGCGGTTGTCGAGCCACGAATCGTGCGCGGCGAGGTGGGCGCGATGGCTCGGCCCGAAAGCGACGAGCTTCGCACGGCGGCCAGCGATAGAGCGGCGATGAGACCCATGGCCAGCGCCAGATGAATCACCACCGCCGCCGCGTGCAGCTCCAGCTTCACGGTCACAGCGCCGAGCAGAGCGGCGGCCACGACGAGTAATGCCGCGGCGACGGCGGGGCGGAGGATTCCGCCGCGTCCACCCACACCCGCCGACGTACGCCCGCGCCACGCCGCGAACAGCAGGGCCAGCACGGCGAGCGTCAGCGCGGCGGCTACGTACCGGTGCGTGACCTCGATTATCAGGTCGAGGCGGTCGAGCGGCGGGAACCAGTAGCCGTGGCAGCGGGGCCAGTGGTCGCCGCACCCCATCCCCGAGCCCGTGATCCGCACGACCGCGCCGAGCACCGCCTGCATGTAGGCGAGCGCGAGCGATGCGTACGCGATCCGCCTCAGACCGGCAGCGCGTACCAAGTTGCTATCAGTAGTGCGGCGATGGCCAGCGCGGGCAACAGCGCCCAGCCGATCTCGAGCTCTCGCGATGAAGACGCGGCGCTCTCCGTCGTCGTGGATCGCCTGTCCGGCCCCCAGCGCATCCCGCCCCGCCGCGGACGCTTCCTGCGGTCGTCGGGATAGATGCCGGATGCCGCGCCCGTCACCACGGACCAGATCAGCGCGCCATGGGCGACCGCGCAGGAGGCTGCGGCCACCCAGAATATCATGCGCGCGAGACCGGGACTCATGGCAGGAAGGTACTCGCCACCCATCCGCCTTTGCACTACCGTTTGTCGCCATGAATTCCACGAATCGCGGGAATACCGACCTTCCGCGCACCATCGGGCTCTGGTCGGCGGTGGCCATACTGGTCGGATCCGTCATCGGATCGGGGATCTTCCGCTCGCCGGCCGCGATCGCGGACCGGGTGCCGGACGCCACGGCCATGATGCTGGTGTGGGTCGCCGGCGGCGCGTTCGCGCTGTGCGGCGCGCTGACGGTGGCCGAGCTGTCGGCGGCGTTCCCGCGCAGCGGCGGGCCGTACGTGTACCTGAAGGAAGCGTGGGGCAGGTTGCCGGCGTTCCTCTACGGTTGGGCCGAGCTGACGATCATCCGCGCGGCCGCGCTCGGCGCGATCGCCACGACGTTTGCCGAGTACTTCGTGCGCGCGCTGGGCTACGATCCCGGCGTGGCCCCGTACTCCGACCAGGTCCACTACGTCGCGGCCGGGGCGATACTTCTGGTGGGGACGCTGAACTACTGCGGCGTGCGCTGGGGCACACTGCTGCAGAACGCGACCACGATCGCGAAGTACGGCGCGCTGCTGGTGATCATCGGGCTCGCGTTCGCGGTAGCTCTCGGGGGCGACGCGGCGGCCGCGGTGGCTACGCCGGCCGTTCCGGACGCGACGCGCGCGACGGTCTCGGTCGGCGCGTTCGGGCTGGCGCTGGTCTCGGTGCTGTGGGCGTACGACGGCTGGGCGGACCTGAGCAAGGTGTCGGGCGAGGTGAAGGATCCGCAGCGGGTCCTCCCCAAGGCCATCATCATTGGGACGCTCGCCGTGATCGGCGTCTACCTGCTCGCCAATCTGGCGTATCTCTCGGTGCTGTCGGTGGACGGCATGCGGACCTCCCGGCTCGTGGCCGCGGACGTCGCGTCGAAGGCGATGGGCCCGGCCGGGCTGGCGTTCGTGGTCGGCGCCGTAATGATCTCCACCTTCGGCACGCTCAACGGGTCGCTGTTGACCGGGCCTCGCGTGCTGTTCGGGATGTCGGAGCACGGGTCGGTGTTTCGCCATCTGGGGCGGGTGCATTCGCGCTTCCAGACTCCGCACGTCGCCATCGCTACGGCCACGGTGCTGGGCGCGCTCTTCGTTCTCGTCGGTACGTTCGAGAACCTGGCGGACGCGTTCGTGACCGCGATCGTACCGTTCTACGCGTGGGCAGTCGCGGGGATTTACCTCCTGCGCCGCCGGGCCGGGTACCAGCCGCCGTTCCGCGTGCCCGGGTATCCGGTGGTTCCGGCGCTGTTCATCGCAGCGACCATCTATTTGCTGGGCAATGCTTTACTCGATCCGGGAAGCCGGCTCGCGACCATGGCAGTGTTCGGAGCCATCCTATTGGGGATTCCG
Protein-coding sequences here:
- a CDS encoding SRPBCC family protein, whose translation is MTGAAGSGSLGAMPLGRAIETIDERIVAAAPTTMFDVARDVESWPAHLRHYRYVRFRAPAPEGVPVVEMSAYRHFGPIGWPTWWLSLMELIPERPAIRFRHIGGITREMDVEWSFEPVAAGTRVRIVHAWDGPRWPLIGVYAARRVIGPVFIHGIASRTLAGLAAVAERAALRAGEGS
- a CDS encoding methyltransferase domain-containing protein, coding for MLTPARRHGSEILDEKDLDPRVVRRSMSDVVRANALFGGASALLAELESTIGDLPLMATLLDIGTGLGDIPARARHLAWAHGVQLRTIGLDIAPDLAAATAAKVDAAVCADALRLPFADDSVDVVTCSQLLHHFPGATGTALLRELSRVARVRVVVSDLRRSWMAAAGLWLASFPLRFHPVSRHDGVVSVLRGFTPAELRELVRDAVGENVRVCRRFAFRVTTSWAPR
- a CDS encoding flavin reductase family protein, which gives rise to MTGIDEYRFRSVLSRFASGVTVVTARGGDGVDHGITVSAFCSLSLDPPLVLVCIDHAAVMHGILDSAAAFTVNVLAADQEDLARRFSDPDDDRFEGTSYTRGANGLALLTGAAARLECALTHRFEGGDHTIFVGRVEAADASDAQPLLYYRGGYASFGA
- a CDS encoding NAD(P)/FAD-dependent oxidoreductase, with translation MSGTRALDADVIVVGAGPAGSATAFFLASQGVDVLLLDRAVFPRDKICSEYLSPQASRILQAMGALDKVEAAGAARLAGMMVRAPSGLSFRGRFAGAHRFRGFRDDGLALRRTILDSILLAQARAAGARVREEARVVDVARDDAGRATGVVVADADGRRTSLGARLIVGADGLRSVVSRRLGLARRSRWPSRIALVSHHSGVAGMGDVGEMHVDRAGYFGLAPVGGGVINVALVVPVARAQDIAGAREEFFEEWIDDRPHLRERFAGARRVTPVRATGPFASAVRRAWAPGAAVVGDAADFFDPFTGEGIYAALRGGELLSSFVLESLAAPARSANAPLAAYDRARRAEFGGKWRLERLVGAAVAFPRMMNRAVRLLSRRQDLADLFVGAAGDFVPPREVLRLSNLGLLLVAGR
- a CDS encoding radical SAM protein, whose product is MSAYNPPVASRGASAGSRARVLLVSTNTERQPYPVMPNGLAAVASSLEHAGHDVRLLDLCFARAPAAAAGAAARRFEPDVVGVSVRNIDNSDVVALQHYTPEAAAVVRELRSASPAAHLVAGGAAFGVAPEALFAELGVDYAVAGDGERASVALVAALAAGEEPKAIPGLVRRGEGAIAFTPPGEDADLDSLPPLSLARWIDLKRYQRHGATVPVQTKRGCVYRCVYCTYRNVEGFGYRTRNPALVADEIAELRRDAGVRHVDFVDSTFNSPPGHAIEVCEEIERRRLGVQLDTTNFTPATAPRELLSAMRAAGFRTLGITAESASDSVLDRLEKGFTAAKAREVAGRVERAGIRALWIFLVGGPGETPATLEETLSFAAWRLGRGDAVYLTVGLRIYPGTTLHRIALEEGVVAAGDTLLAPRFYFSPALDFDSAVIRLRRFAADHPRFMFSADSRSVILPYLTRMASVLHLPRPHWRYMGLFQRMARAVA
- a CDS encoding DUF92 domain-containing protein, translated to MMLRLVIGAALAAIIAAAAARARLLSTTGALAAAVVGTAAVTAGWSWGIVLVVFFALTSGFSAYGAERKRALTRGVLAKSATRDAVQVLTNGGVFAVAALGWLFAGTPVLLAAGAGAIAAAAADSWATETGIAFGGVPRSIIFWTRMTRGTSGGVTIAGFFGAAAGAAGMAGTMLLIGWPRAVALAAVFSGMFGMIIDSVLGATLQARRFCPDCGTETEQPVHDCGRHTQVIRGVRWMDNDLVNMLATLSGAVIAGILLVVGV
- a CDS encoding four helix bundle protein → MQDYRKLRVWGQAHALALNVRLATSRLPRTGYTSLRSQITAAAESIAFNIVEGCGAASQAELARFLDISRKSSMELEYQLQLARDHGILPRAQWESLNAETIDVRRMLCGLRSKVLAALQ
- a CDS encoding M24 family metallopeptidase, with protein sequence MLTPQSLPSIQQAIRESTTDGWLIFDFHGLNPIASGMLRLEGMTTRRLFAFIPREGTPVAISHAIEQGPWKHWPAEWKKLEYSGWRVLESMLAEVVGGKRVAMEYSAGDAVPYLDRVPAGVIEMVRAAGATVESSADLVTRFYAVWNDAQLASHQRAAETIAGIAHAAMSLAGERARSGSPMQEFELKQWILDRFAKEKLETDHGPIVAIGPNAANPHYEPTAGESAPIERGAVLLIDLWAREANGVYADQTWMGSLGEPDARSLKVWEAIRDARDAAIALLRERLAGPTPVRGGEVDDAARAVIEQRGFGPQFIHRTGHSIDPRDLHGSGPHIDNLETREERALLPGVGFSIEPGVYLRGDVGMRTEVNAFVARDLVVTPKDIQRDLIIV